A section of the Alligator mississippiensis isolate rAllMis1 chromosome 8, rAllMis1, whole genome shotgun sequence genome encodes:
- the LOC102573428 gene encoding TBC1 domain family member 24, whose product MLQVGLSFSSCPEGTAIDFPSDKSGNQSRCNSVLVNSEEGDMEAPQGTISSPPISVVITSEAETWDIDASSCMGSGQFVDWDKMPELDQETKSHREILSKTTRELKKLAREGYWTTSHSLRAQAYHHIIQHIPCRLVTPDALVYKDVAIRLFGKQNVSSHPLPEFLEGCFMPMYCLTREGTTAVKKILICIGNLFPDITYCPILPAIVTLLLHYNEDEAQCFDNVSHLIACNDSHISYIDQSFLAHKASCMTFGDLANKHCPTAHRLIASASENVSEVYSEWLTWLFGELPFDYAIRILDVYLLEGQKVLYRIALALLRQYKLLVTSRELEVTDIKGDLQAFMQNIREHMTVDKLLERAFGIRLFSRKEIWLLQMANRKALLEKGITMVQRRQSFHLAVDMMKFSSTIVTAQEMRIIWSWIPERFSLFPPVLLFSTSDDGYSLQRFYSCCEGYEPTVLLLKTTREEVCGAFLTSDWNERKRSGGTSSFFGTGECFVFSVRPEMERYEWVFIKKPELTKAVPRSPRQRSSSLSSPTDISSSPNGHVASSNHLSVPVLQRGKVRLSPFLAIRHFLLPSKTASMFMSGTQEGIIIGGGGGQALCIDADLLHGRTEHCETFDNPPLCEENFQVQLLEVWGFQNA is encoded by the exons ATGTTACAGGTTGGGCTGAGCTTTTCCAGCTGCCCTGAAGGCACTGCTATTGATTTCCCTTCAGACAAGTCTGGGAATCAGAGCAGGTGTAATTCTGTCTTGGTGAATTCAGAGGAAGGTGACATGGAAGCCCCACAAG GGACAATCAGTTCTCCTCCAATCTCTGTGGTGATCACCTCTGAGGCTGAGACTTGGGACATTGATGCATCTTCTTGCATGGGCTCTGGACAGTTTGTAGATTGGGATAAGATGCCAGAATTGGATCAAGAGACAAAGAGCCACAGAGAGATCCTCAGCAAAACCACTAGGGAACTGAAAAAGCTGGCAAGAGAAGGCTATTGGACTACCAGCCACAGTCTAAGAGCTCAGGCTTACCACCATATCATCCAGCATATCCCCTGCCGGCTTGTGACCCCAGATGCTCTGGTCTATAAGGATGTGGCAATCAGGCTGTTTGGAAAACAGAATGTGAGCTCCCATCCGTTGCCTGAATTCCTTGAAGGATGCTTCATGCCCATGTATTGCCTGACTAGGGAAGGTACAACAGCAGTAAAGAAAATTCTCATCTGCATTGGCAACCTCTTCCCTGACATCACCTACTGTCCAATTCTGCCTGCAATTGTAACTCTGCTGCTGCACTACAATGAAGATGAAGCTCAGTGCTTTGACAATGTCTCTCACCTCATTGCTTGCAATGACTCCCACATCAGCTATATTGACCAGTCTTTCTTGGCCCACAAGGCTTCCTGTATGACGTTTGGGGATCTGGCTAACAAGCACTGCCCCACAGCTCACAGATTAATAGCAAGTGCTTCTGAGAATGTCTCAGAGGTCTATTCTGAATGGTTAACATGGCTCTTTGGTGAGCTTCCCTTTGATTATGCCATACGCATACTTGATGTATACCTATTGGAGGGACAGAAAGTCCTCTACCGGATTGCTCTGGCCTTGCTGAGACAATACAAGCTCTTGGTGACCTCAAGAGAGCTTGAAGTGACTGACATCAAAGGGGATTTGCAAGCTTTCATGCAGAACATTAGAGAGCACATGACTGTtgataagctactagagagagcTTTTGGTATCAGGCTATTCTCCCGCAAGGAAATCTGGCTTCTTCAGATGGCAAACAGGAAGGCTTTGCTGGAGAAAGGGATTACTATGGTGCAGCGCAG ACAGTCATTCCACCTGGCTGTGGATATGATGAAGTTCAGCTCTACCATTGTAACTGCCCAAGAGATGCGTATCATATGGTCCTGGATTCCTGAGCGATTCTCCTTATTCCCTCCTGTCTTATTATTCTCCACCTCAGACGATGGGTACAGCTTACAAAG GTTTTATTCATGCTGTGAAGGTTACGAACCAACAGTACTGCTCCTAAAAACAACACGGGAGGAA GTGTGTGGTGCATTTCTGACTTCTGACTGGAATGAAAGGAAAAGGAGTGGGGGTACATCCAGCTTTTTTGGCACAGGGGAATGCTTTGTTTTTAGC GTGCGCCCTGAAATGGAGAGGTATGAGTGGGTGTTTATCAAGAAACCAGAGCTGACCAAGGCAGTCCCTCGTTCACCCCGCCAGCGCTcatcttctctctcctcccccaccgaCATCTCATCTTCCCCTAATGGCCACGTGGCCAGTTCAAACCACCTCTCAGTGCCAGTTCTGCAGAGAGGAAAGGTTCGCCTTTCTCCATTTTTGGCAATAAGACACTTCCTGCTGCCTTCAAAAACAGCTTCCATGTTCATGTCTGGGACTCAAGAAGGAATCATTATTG